GTTGTACTCCAATTTACTGATATAAGTATAtaccaaatttaaaaaataagaataaaatgaCCGTATGCAACCACACCAAAATCAACCATAGTTGCTTCGATCCCAAAGATTTATTACCAATGCAAAGAGATGTAGAGAGAAATTTACCAGGATGATAGCTTTCATGGCATCTCGCTCAAGAGCAAAGCCCATAGTCTTTTCCTCATTAATCTCAATCAAGATATCTACAAAGTCTTGGCATCTTTCCTCAGTAGTAGAGTCGCTTTCAGCCTTTCCTTTCCTCTTATTCATGTGCCCTTCTATCACACCCTccagaaatccatcaatctgtTTAACCGTTTTCTTCACTTTAGAATCCAAGCCATTGAAGCGATTAACCCATGCAAGCGAAGGAATATAGTTTCCTACATCAAAAATACCCAGTAACTCACCAAACACCTTCAAATTCTCCatacttttcctcccattttcttCCTCACTATACTTCCTCCCCAAGGCAACCCTACAGATTATATCATTTGTGAGAATTAAAAACATGTCACTTAAGTTTACAGCTGTGGAAGAACACATTAGGCTGATCTTCTCGATCATGAGTGACGTCTCTTCGTCTCTGACGTGTTGAAAAGACTGAATCCTTTTGTTACTCAAAAGATGAAGCATAGAAATGCTTTTTAGTTGTCTCCAATACTCGCCATATGGCGCAAAAGCTATGTCCTTGCTTCCGTAAAAGAGTTTATCTGGGATGCTCGATTTAGGCCTGCTTGCAAAGGATAAATCATGGGTTTTCAAGATCTGGCTAGCTGCATCAGAGGAAGAGACAACCAGCATTGGCTTGCTTCCCAGTTCAAGTAGCACGAGTGGACCATATTTTCTTGACAGTGATTGGAGGGAGCGATGTGGGAACTGGCCAAGCTGGTGAAGATTGCCAATAATTGGGAGCTTTGGTGGAGATGGTGGTAACTTTTTCTGGGGTTTAGAAGCAGCATAGAACCATTTGAGAAGGGATAGAAGGAATACGAGCAaggaaaaaattgagaaaaatgaaagatcaAGATTGATCAAAGCCAT
This region of Coffea arabica cultivar ET-39 chromosome 3c, Coffea Arabica ET-39 HiFi, whole genome shotgun sequence genomic DNA includes:
- the LOC113734748 gene encoding norfluorocurarine oxidase-like; translation: MLIYNMALINLDLSFFSIFSLLVFLLSLLKWFYAASKPQKKLPPSPPKLPIIGNLHQLGQFPHRSLQSLSRKYGPLVLLELGSKPMLVVSSSDAASQILKTHDLSFASRPKSSIPDKLFYGSKDIAFAPYGEYWRQLKSISMLHLLSNKRIQSFQHVRDEETSLMIEKISLMCSSTAVNLSDMFLILTNDIICRVALGRKYSEEENGRKSMENLKVFGELLGIFDVGNYIPSLAWVNRFNGLDSKVKKTVKQIDGFLEGVIEGHMNKRKGKAESDSTTEERCQDFVDILIEINEEKTMGFALERDAMKAIILDVFGAGSDTTHSVMDWGMSELLKNPKVLHKLQAEVRDVTQGKPEITRADMEKMQYLKAVIKETMRLHTPVPLLGPKESNQDVKIMGYDVPKSTQVLVNAWAIARDPLLWENPEEFRPERFLGSSVDFHGLNFELIPFGSGRRVCPGINFAMSVTELALAKLVNNFNFTLPDGINPNELDMTESFGITVHRKFPLHAIATPYSC